The following are from one region of the Nostoc cf. commune SO-36 genome:
- a CDS encoding PCP reductase family protein — MSDSDFIDALRWTSEAKEKLQNIPFFVRSQAKARIEQLAREAGQELVTANLVEQARLEFGQ; from the coding sequence ATGAGCGATTCCGATTTTATTGATGCTTTGCGATGGACATCTGAAGCTAAAGAAAAGTTACAAAATATTCCCTTTTTTGTCCGCTCTCAAGCTAAAGCCAGAATTGAACAACTAGCCCGTGAAGCAGGACAAGAGCTTGTTACTGCTAATTTGGTAGAACAGGCTAGGCTTGAGTTTGGACAATAA
- a CDS encoding ABC transporter ATP-binding protein: protein MAQIVMQNQRGITTFQPLDVELRNVFKFFNQEPAVNGIDLDVRQGEFFSILGPSGCGKTTTLRLIAGFEIADAGKVLIQGQSMTNVPPYRRPVNTVFQSYALFNHLNVWNNIAFGLRLKKIPKSKIEARVQEALKLVKMESLRSRFPNQLSGGQQQRVALARALVNRPTVVLLDEPLGALDLKLRKEMQVELSNLHKDLGVTFVMVTHDQEEALSLSDRIAVMNQGKIEQVGTPSQIYERPQTSFVADFIGDTNLFSGEIAEVDSSNVRISTKTGLSIVISRAEDTPTELSQAVVVCVRPEKIQLSLYPPNLPANCFEGRLINVMYLGTHVNYVMELTNGISINVLQPNTFGILPDRDTPIYAWWAESDCLAITQ from the coding sequence ATGGCTCAAATTGTCATGCAGAATCAGAGGGGGATAACAACTTTTCAGCCACTTGATGTTGAACTGCGTAATGTCTTCAAGTTTTTTAACCAAGAACCAGCAGTCAATGGAATCGATTTGGATGTCAGACAAGGAGAATTTTTTAGCATTTTAGGCCCCTCCGGTTGTGGTAAAACAACAACGCTGCGCTTAATAGCTGGCTTTGAAATCGCTGACGCTGGCAAGGTGCTAATTCAGGGTCAATCTATGACTAATGTGCCGCCTTACCGCCGACCCGTCAATACTGTATTTCAAAGTTACGCCCTATTTAACCACCTGAATGTCTGGAATAACATCGCCTTCGGACTGCGGTTAAAAAAAATACCCAAATCGAAAATTGAAGCTAGAGTCCAAGAAGCGTTAAAACTCGTGAAAATGGAAAGTTTGCGATCGCGCTTTCCCAATCAACTTTCTGGTGGCCAACAGCAACGGGTCGCCTTAGCAAGGGCTTTAGTCAACCGTCCTACTGTTGTATTACTGGATGAACCTTTAGGGGCGTTAGATTTAAAACTACGTAAAGAGATGCAGGTTGAGTTATCAAATTTACACAAAGACTTGGGAGTGACCTTTGTGATGGTGACACACGACCAAGAAGAGGCATTGTCTTTGAGCGATCGCATTGCCGTGATGAACCAAGGCAAAATTGAACAAGTTGGCACTCCCAGCCAAATTTACGAACGTCCCCAGACATCCTTTGTTGCTGATTTTATTGGCGATACTAATTTATTTAGCGGTGAAATCGCCGAGGTAGACTCCTCTAATGTGCGAATTTCAACGAAAACAGGACTTTCAATTGTCATTAGCCGGGCTGAAGATACACCAACTGAATTATCACAAGCGGTGGTAGTTTGCGTGCGTCCAGAGAAAATACAGCTTTCACTTTATCCACCCAATTTGCCAGCTAACTGCTTTGAAGGACGGCTGATCAACGTTATGTATTTGGGCACACACGTTAATTATGTTATGGAATTAACAAATGGTATTAGCATCAATGTCTTACAACCTAATACTTTTGGAATTTTGCCAGACCGCGACACGCCTATCTACGCTTGGTGGGCAGAAAGTGATTGTTTAGCTATTACTCAATAA
- the mrdA gene encoding penicillin-binding protein 2 has translation MFPSIGSKKDTRTVGRGFQSIFLIVFTLLMLAGIEARLAYLQIVEGPKLRERAEANRIRMILKQPERGNIFDRNGKLLASTRYPSSVYLWPMAHTKPSWSMVGPRLAQILNIPQDEMEKKLEQAGVNSSSLIRVARDLNEAEITALKEYKNELPEVEINTDSVRYYPHGKDLAHVLGYTRELTADQLKDKKQDGYRLGDVIGQMGVEKAYEKMLRGEWGGQQVEVDGAGRPIRVLGEKQAKAGNDLHLTLDLDVQKAAEKALGNHRGAIAAIDPNNGAVLALVSYPTFDPNIFSKQKLSQKDWESVQGKDHPLVNRALSGFPPASTFKIVTTTAGLESGEFSPDTILQTFGSLTVGGVTFGEWNHAGFGPLGFPRAMAMSSDTFFYQVGRKVGGPTLIEWSRKYGFGQRTGIEFQGEESKGLVPDETWKQRVLKTPWSVGDTINMSIGQGALQVTPLQSAIMFSVPANGGYRVQPHLLKDNEEAKSWRESLNMKPTTIKVLRDGLRRVVSEGTGKRLDVPTIAPASGKSGTAEAGVGRPNHTWFGAYAPSNKPEIVVVAFGENSGEHGGTICGPMVLQVLEAYFQHKYPGRYQKPQPEPSEAKTQSSGHGTGD, from the coding sequence ATGTTTCCATCAATTGGTAGCAAAAAAGATACACGTACCGTTGGACGTGGTTTCCAATCAATATTTTTAATCGTATTTACGCTATTAATGCTCGCTGGTATTGAGGCTCGTTTGGCATATTTGCAAATTGTTGAAGGGCCAAAACTTCGAGAACGAGCCGAAGCGAACCGAATTCGGATGATTCTTAAACAACCAGAACGAGGTAATATTTTTGACCGAAATGGCAAACTTTTAGCTAGTACTCGCTATCCTAGCTCTGTATATTTGTGGCCGATGGCACATACTAAGCCTTCGTGGTCTATGGTTGGCCCGCGTCTAGCGCAAATTCTTAATATTCCCCAAGATGAGATGGAAAAGAAATTAGAACAAGCAGGTGTTAATTCTTCTTCACTCATTCGGGTTGCTCGTGATTTAAATGAAGCAGAAATCACGGCATTAAAGGAGTATAAAAATGAACTGCCAGAAGTAGAAATTAATACAGATTCTGTGCGTTATTATCCCCACGGCAAGGACTTAGCCCATGTACTAGGTTATACGCGAGAGTTGACCGCCGACCAGTTAAAGGACAAAAAGCAGGATGGCTACCGATTGGGAGATGTAATCGGCCAAATGGGGGTGGAAAAGGCTTACGAGAAAATGCTGCGGGGTGAATGGGGCGGTCAGCAGGTGGAAGTAGATGGTGCGGGTAGACCAATCCGAGTTTTAGGAGAGAAACAAGCAAAAGCTGGTAACGATTTACACCTAACCCTAGATTTGGATGTGCAAAAAGCAGCAGAAAAAGCTTTGGGAAATCATCGAGGTGCGATCGCCGCAATTGATCCGAATAATGGTGCTGTTTTAGCTTTGGTATCTTACCCCACCTTTGACCCGAATATCTTCTCTAAACAAAAACTCTCCCAGAAAGATTGGGAAAGCGTACAAGGGAAAGATCATCCCTTAGTCAACCGTGCCCTAAGTGGCTTTCCACCCGCCAGTACGTTCAAAATTGTCACCACAACAGCCGGACTAGAATCAGGTGAATTCTCCCCTGATACAATATTACAAACCTTCGGTTCTCTTACCGTTGGTGGCGTGACTTTTGGTGAGTGGAACCACGCCGGATTTGGGCCATTAGGATTTCCCAGAGCAATGGCTATGAGTAGTGATACTTTCTTCTATCAAGTTGGTAGGAAAGTCGGTGGCCCAACTTTAATCGAATGGAGTCGCAAATACGGGTTTGGTCAAAGAACTGGCATTGAATTTCAGGGCGAAGAATCAAAAGGTTTGGTTCCAGATGAAACATGGAAGCAGAGAGTTTTAAAAACACCTTGGAGTGTAGGCGACACTATTAATATGTCAATTGGTCAAGGCGCTTTGCAAGTAACACCTCTGCAATCGGCGATTATGTTTTCTGTTCCTGCTAATGGTGGGTATCGAGTTCAGCCGCATTTGCTTAAAGACAACGAAGAAGCAAAAAGTTGGCGAGAATCCTTAAATATGAAGCCGACAACTATTAAAGTTCTCCGCGACGGACTGCGGAGGGTAGTGAGTGAGGGTACTGGTAAGCGCTTAGATGTGCCGACAATTGCCCCAGCATCTGGGAAGAGTGGCACTGCTGAAGCTGGTGTTGGTCGCCCAAATCATACTTGGTTTGGTGCTTATGCCCCCAGTAATAAGCCGGAAATTGTAGTTGTGGCCTTTGGGGAAAACTCCGGCGAACATGGTGGTACTATTTGCGGGCCAATGGTTTTACAAGTACTAGAAGCTTATTTTCAGCACAAGTATCCAGGTAGGTATCAAAAACCTCAGCCTGAGCCATCAGAAGCTAAAACTCAGAGTTCAGGACATGGCACTGGAGATTAA
- a CDS encoding SWIM zinc finger family protein: MTNYTLQASREWWSQQWLDLLDSYRFKKRLERARNYARQGNVLSIEFKGAKVLARVQGSEIEPYKVSLSLEPFTDEQWGYVIETMSQRAIFAAKLLAGEMPQNIEEVFTANGLSIFPFTLGDVQSKCSCPDKANPCKHIGALYYQLGDRFSEDPFVLFQLRGRTKEQIISDLRQLRSAKIQPNTTETPEIQQLIPNNKYSVKIDSFWQYSEPLESSLVVIAPSTNEMVLDVLGAIPLAKEEENTANSTSSDVVMKSLNTVYRDVSQKAFLAAMNVGGS, encoded by the coding sequence ATGACTAATTACACATTACAAGCAAGCCGAGAATGGTGGTCACAACAATGGCTAGATTTGCTAGATTCCTATCGCTTTAAAAAGCGTTTAGAACGCGCGAGAAATTATGCTCGTCAAGGAAATGTTCTGAGCATTGAATTTAAAGGTGCAAAAGTATTGGCTAGGGTACAAGGTAGTGAAATCGAACCTTATAAAGTTTCCCTTTCCCTTGAACCATTTACTGATGAACAATGGGGTTATGTCATTGAAACCATGTCCCAAAGGGCAATTTTTGCTGCCAAGCTACTAGCAGGAGAAATGCCACAAAATATAGAAGAAGTCTTCACGGCTAATGGTCTTTCGATATTTCCATTTACCCTTGGTGATGTCCAGAGTAAATGCTCTTGTCCTGATAAAGCAAATCCCTGTAAGCATATTGGTGCATTGTACTATCAGTTAGGCGATCGCTTCAGTGAAGACCCCTTTGTACTATTTCAATTACGCGGACGCACCAAAGAGCAAATTATCAGCGATTTACGTCAATTACGTAGTGCCAAGATTCAGCCCAATACCACAGAAACGCCCGAAATTCAACAGTTAATTCCTAATAACAAATACTCCGTAAAAATTGATTCTTTCTGGCAATACAGTGAGCCACTAGAGTCATCATTAGTAGTGATTGCGCCGTCTACTAATGAGATGGTACTAGATGTATTAGGAGCAATCCCCCTAGCTAAGGAAGAAGAAAATACAGCAAATTCAACTTCTAGTGATGTGGTAATGAAGTCTTTGAATACAGTTTACAGAGATGTGAGCCAGAAGGCTTTTTTAGCAGCAATGAATGTGGGGGGAAGCTGA
- a CDS encoding Gfo/Idh/MocA family protein: MIATNGKRKIRYAVVGLGWFAQEAALPSFAHADNSELVALVSDDPTKNEELSKKYSIEHTYSYEEYEDCLASGEIDAVYIALPNHLHCDFTVRAANQAIHILCEKPMAVTEEDCEAMIKAANDNNVKLMIAYRLHLEEANLQAVEIVRSKQIGEPRIFNSIFTQQVEGGNIRLRDVTGGGTLYDIGIYCINAARYLFQDEPIEVFAVAANNGEQRFSEVEEMASVILRFPNERLATFTCSFGGASVSTYQIIGNQGDLRVKPAYPWQGEIKHYLTINGETQERTFEDHDQLAAEFTYFSDCILEDKDPEPSGTEGLIDVSIIQALYQSIETRQPVQIQTSDRHQRPTLDQTIERPPSDEKPDLIHAAAPSGQ; encoded by the coding sequence ATGATTGCTACAAATGGTAAACGCAAAATTCGTTACGCAGTTGTTGGTTTAGGTTGGTTTGCCCAAGAAGCTGCCTTACCTTCCTTTGCCCACGCTGACAACTCAGAATTAGTGGCACTGGTTTCAGATGACCCTACTAAAAACGAAGAACTGAGCAAAAAGTATAGTATAGAGCATACTTACTCTTACGAGGAGTATGAGGACTGTCTAGCAAGTGGCGAGATTGATGCAGTTTATATTGCGCTGCCGAATCACTTGCATTGTGACTTCACTGTGCGGGCTGCTAATCAGGCAATTCATATATTATGTGAAAAGCCGATGGCAGTCACAGAAGAAGACTGTGAGGCAATGATTAAAGCTGCCAATGATAATAATGTGAAGCTGATGATTGCCTATCGCTTACATTTAGAAGAAGCCAATTTACAAGCTGTGGAAATTGTCCGCTCAAAGCAAATTGGTGAACCACGAATTTTCAACTCGATTTTTACTCAGCAAGTAGAAGGAGGCAATATTCGTTTACGAGATGTTACCGGTGGTGGAACACTCTATGATATTGGCATCTACTGCATTAATGCTGCACGTTATTTATTTCAAGATGAACCAATTGAAGTATTTGCTGTAGCTGCCAATAATGGAGAACAACGCTTCAGTGAAGTGGAAGAAATGGCTAGCGTCATCTTGCGTTTCCCGAATGAGCGATTGGCAACATTTACCTGTAGCTTTGGAGGTGCAAGTGTTTCAACCTATCAGATTATAGGTAATCAAGGTGATTTACGAGTAAAACCTGCATATCCTTGGCAGGGAGAAATCAAGCATTATCTGACAATTAATGGTGAAACTCAAGAGCGTACCTTTGAGGATCACGATCAACTAGCGGCTGAATTTACGTACTTCTCTGATTGTATTCTCGAAGATAAAGACCCAGAACCATCTGGGACAGAAGGCTTGATTGATGTTTCGATCATTCAAGCGCTTTACCAGTCAATTGAGACGCGTCAACCTGTGCAGATTCAAACTAGCGATCGCCATCAACGTCCAACATTGGATCAAACTATTGAGCGTCCTCCTAGTGACGAGAAGCCAGATTTGATTCATGCTGCTGCACCTTCTGGGCAATGA
- a CDS encoding Glu/Leu/Phe/Val family dehydrogenase — protein sequence MISKSLLLPEPASPAHICPFDQACSYLEAAAKELNLNQGLLEILSHPRKVVTVSIPVKLDNGEIQVLAGHRVQHSDVLGPYKGGIRYHPAVTLREVSALAMLMTWKCALLGIPYGGGKGGIAIDPKRYSVGELERISRRYISELIKDIGPSVDIPAPDMGTSAREMAWMMDTYSVNVGHAVPGVVTGKPLSIGGSLGREMATGRGTMIIVREALADQGKSLAGVRVAIQGFGNVGCAAAELLYEAGAKIIAVSTGAGGIFSEVGLDIPKLKVYAAENRKSIVGFPQSVPISNADLLTLPCDVLIPAALENQITEENVNQVQAQIVAEAANGPVTLEANLALEARGVTVLPDILANAGGVVVSYLEWVQGLSYVFWDEERVNREMEHLMVQAYRKVIHQSEVRQISLRLAAYTLGVGRVAQALTDRGLYP from the coding sequence ATGATTTCAAAATCTCTGCTGCTGCCAGAACCTGCTTCTCCAGCGCATATATGCCCATTTGACCAAGCCTGTAGTTACTTAGAAGCGGCAGCTAAAGAATTAAATTTAAATCAGGGTTTGCTAGAAATTCTCAGCCACCCGCGTAAGGTTGTCACGGTTTCCATTCCCGTGAAACTAGATAATGGGGAAATACAAGTTCTCGCTGGACACCGGGTGCAGCACTCTGATGTCTTAGGCCCATATAAAGGCGGAATCCGTTACCATCCGGCTGTGACATTGCGCGAAGTATCCGCTCTAGCAATGTTGATGACCTGGAAATGCGCCTTATTAGGTATTCCCTACGGTGGTGGAAAGGGTGGCATTGCTATAGATCCCAAACGCTACAGTGTTGGCGAATTAGAGCGAATCAGCCGCCGTTATATCAGCGAGTTGATTAAAGATATTGGGCCTTCCGTAGATATTCCTGCCCCAGATATGGGTACTTCTGCCCGTGAAATGGCTTGGATGATGGACACCTACTCTGTAAACGTTGGTCATGCTGTACCAGGAGTTGTAACTGGGAAACCCCTTTCTATTGGTGGTTCTTTGGGACGAGAAATGGCAACTGGACGTGGCACGATGATTATTGTCCGTGAGGCCCTAGCAGATCAAGGTAAATCTCTGGCAGGAGTGCGAGTAGCCATTCAGGGTTTCGGTAACGTCGGCTGTGCCGCAGCAGAATTACTATATGAAGCAGGTGCGAAAATTATCGCTGTTTCAACTGGTGCTGGAGGAATATTTTCCGAAGTTGGTCTTGATATTCCCAAGTTGAAAGTCTACGCTGCTGAAAATCGCAAGAGTATTGTCGGTTTCCCGCAATCTGTACCAATTAGCAATGCAGATTTATTAACTTTACCCTGTGATGTCTTAATACCAGCAGCTTTGGAGAACCAAATCACTGAAGAAAATGTGAATCAAGTACAGGCGCAGATTGTCGCAGAAGCAGCTAACGGCCCGGTTACTCTTGAGGCTAACTTGGCATTAGAGGCGCGGGGTGTGACAGTGCTACCCGATATTTTGGCCAATGCTGGCGGTGTAGTAGTCAGTTATTTGGAGTGGGTGCAGGGTCTTTCTTACGTATTTTGGGATGAGGAGCGCGTCAACCGCGAAATGGAGCATTTGATGGTGCAAGCCTACCGTAAGGTGATTCACCAGTCTGAGGTGCGCCAAATTTCTTTAAGGTTAGCAGCTTACACACTGGGGGTAGGTAGAGTGGCTCAGGCGCTGACTGACAGAGGTCTTTATCCTTAA
- the psbD gene encoding photosystem II D2 protein (photosystem q(a) protein), with product MTIAVGRAPSRGWFDVLDDWLKRDRFVFVGWSGILLFPCAFLALGGWLTGTTFVTSWYTHGLASSYLEGANFLTVAVSTPADSMGHSLLLLWGPEAQGDLTRWFQLGGLWPFVALHGAFGLIGFMLRQFEIARLVGIRPYNALAFSAPIAVFVSVFLMYPLGQSSWFFAPSFGVAAIFRFLLFLQGFHNWTLNPFHMMGVAGVLGGALLCAIHGATVENTLFEDGDGANTFRAFNPTQSEETYSMVTANRFWSQIFGIAFSNKRWLHFFMLFVPVTGLWMSAVGIVGLALNLRAYDFVSQELRAAEDPEFETFYTKNILLNEGIRAWMAPQDQPHEQFVFPEEVLPRGNAL from the coding sequence ATGACCATCGCAGTTGGACGCGCCCCTAGTAGAGGGTGGTTTGACGTATTAGACGACTGGCTCAAGCGCGATCGCTTCGTATTCGTAGGTTGGTCAGGGATACTACTGTTCCCCTGCGCCTTCCTAGCACTAGGCGGTTGGCTGACCGGTACAACCTTCGTCACCTCTTGGTACACCCACGGATTAGCCTCCTCGTACCTAGAAGGTGCTAACTTCTTGACAGTGGCAGTATCCACCCCCGCCGACAGCATGGGACATTCCCTATTGCTGTTGTGGGGCCCAGAAGCTCAAGGCGACCTCACCCGCTGGTTCCAATTGGGTGGTTTGTGGCCATTTGTCGCCTTACACGGAGCCTTCGGTTTGATTGGCTTCATGTTGCGCCAATTTGAAATTGCGCGTCTAGTAGGAATACGTCCTTACAACGCCCTCGCCTTCTCCGCTCCCATTGCAGTATTCGTCAGCGTATTTCTGATGTACCCCTTGGGACAATCAAGCTGGTTCTTTGCACCCAGCTTTGGTGTCGCAGCAATTTTCCGGTTCCTACTATTCCTGCAAGGGTTCCACAACTGGACACTCAACCCCTTCCACATGATGGGTGTTGCTGGTGTATTAGGTGGTGCATTATTGTGCGCCATTCACGGAGCCACAGTCGAAAACACCTTGTTTGAAGACGGTGATGGTGCTAACACCTTCCGCGCCTTCAATCCCACCCAGTCAGAAGAAACCTACTCAATGGTGACAGCAAACCGTTTCTGGTCACAGATTTTCGGTATTGCTTTCTCTAACAAGCGCTGGTTGCACTTCTTTATGTTGTTCGTGCCAGTCACAGGCTTGTGGATGAGCGCCGTCGGCATCGTCGGTTTAGCACTCAACCTGCGGGCTTATGATTTCGTTTCCCAAGAATTACGGGCGGCGGAAGACCCTGAGTTTGAAACCTTCTATACCAAAAACATTTTGCTGAACGAGGGTATCCGCGCTTGGATGGCTCCTCAAGATCAACCCCACGAACAATTTGTATTCCCTGAGGAGGTATTACCACGTGGTAACGCTCTCTAA
- a CDS encoding peptidylprolyl isomerase, with protein MRLKISQFLLSLVIISALMLGGCSTQQVASNASSPTSTATSTTNETGIKTTTEATSVSQTSSDIPGITDLPRLEGKATVVLTVKGSPITIEVDGTDAPITAGNFVDLVQKGVYDGLAFHRVVREPQPFVVQGGDPQSKDPKVPADRLGTGSYIDPKTGNARYIPLEVKAKGSDTPTYNKPFDATAQAVVLPHKLGAVAMARSQAPDSASAQFYIALADLAFLDGNYAVFGNVTQGFDVVNKIKQGDRIDSAKVTQGAENLKIPGQ; from the coding sequence ATGCGGTTAAAAATTTCACAATTTTTGCTTTCTCTTGTGATCATCAGTGCCTTGATGTTGGGAGGATGTTCAACACAGCAAGTAGCTTCTAATGCATCTTCTCCAACCTCTACAGCTACCTCGACCACAAACGAGACAGGAATCAAGACAACTACTGAAGCAACATCTGTATCTCAAACTAGTAGTGATATTCCTGGAATAACAGATTTACCAAGGCTCGAAGGCAAGGCTACTGTGGTGCTAACGGTTAAAGGTTCGCCGATTACTATCGAAGTAGACGGCACTGATGCCCCCATTACAGCTGGCAACTTCGTAGATTTAGTGCAAAAGGGTGTGTACGATGGTTTGGCTTTCCATCGAGTTGTGCGCGAACCCCAACCCTTTGTAGTTCAAGGGGGCGACCCCCAAAGCAAAGATCCGAAAGTTCCGGCAGATAGACTGGGAACTGGTAGCTATATTGATCCAAAAACGGGAAATGCTCGTTATATACCTTTAGAAGTTAAGGCGAAAGGTTCCGATACTCCGACTTACAATAAACCATTTGATGCTACTGCTCAAGCCGTAGTATTGCCCCATAAGCTGGGTGCAGTAGCGATGGCGCGATCGCAAGCACCAGATTCCGCTTCTGCTCAGTTTTACATTGCTTTAGCAGATTTAGCGTTCTTAGATGGTAACTACGCCGTGTTTGGCAATGTCACTCAAGGCTTTGATGTTGTGAACAAAATTAAGCAAGGCGATCGCATCGATTCGGCTAAAGTTACCCAGGGTGCTGAAAATCTGAAAATACCAGGGCAGTAG
- a CDS encoding beta-ketoacyl-ACP synthase, which yields MAKVVVTGIGLVSALGGSLEDSWQNLLASKSGIKLHQPFPELKPLPLGLIAQQPSELTMLTQMVVSSALQDAGLVPPLADCAVVIGSSRSYQASWERLARQMYKDVENLPVSDFENWLDILPHINAIAAARQIGASGILLAPMAACATGIWAIAQAALLIQTGQCQQAIAGAVEAPITPLTLAGFQQMGALAKTGAYPFDLHREGLVLGEGAAVFVLESAELAKQRQAKVYGEILGFGLTNDAYHGNSPEPEGKSAIAAIKQCLERSCLTPSDIDYIHAHGTATQLNDQIESMVIQRLFPQGVAVSSTKGSTGHTLGASGALGVAFSLMALKHQILPPCVGLQQPEFDLDIVTAARLSKIRQVLCCSFGFGGQNAAIALAK from the coding sequence TTGGCAAAGGTTGTTGTCACTGGTATTGGTCTTGTTTCCGCCTTGGGTGGAAGCTTAGAGGATAGCTGGCAAAACTTGCTAGCAAGCAAATCTGGAATTAAGTTACATCAACCATTTCCAGAACTTAAACCACTTCCTCTAGGTTTAATTGCTCAACAACCATCTGAGTTGACAATGTTAACTCAGATGGTTGTTTCTTCTGCTTTGCAAGATGCTGGTTTAGTTCCACCCTTAGCTGATTGTGCTGTAGTTATTGGATCAAGTCGCTCTTATCAAGCATCTTGGGAGAGACTGGCGCGGCAAATGTATAAAGATGTGGAAAATTTGCCCGTTTCTGATTTTGAAAATTGGTTAGATATATTGCCTCATATCAATGCGATCGCAGCTGCAAGGCAAATCGGTGCATCAGGTATACTTTTAGCACCGATGGCAGCTTGTGCAACTGGAATTTGGGCGATCGCCCAAGCAGCTTTGCTTATCCAAACTGGGCAATGTCAACAGGCGATCGCAGGCGCAGTGGAAGCACCGATTACACCCCTAACTTTAGCTGGGTTTCAGCAGATGGGTGCTTTGGCAAAAACTGGGGCTTATCCCTTTGATTTACACCGGGAAGGTTTAGTGTTGGGTGAAGGCGCAGCTGTGTTTGTCTTGGAATCAGCAGAGTTAGCAAAACAGCGTCAAGCAAAAGTGTATGGTGAAATTCTCGGTTTCGGCTTAACTAACGACGCATATCATGGTAATTCACCAGAACCTGAAGGTAAAAGTGCGATCGCAGCTATCAAACAATGTTTAGAACGTAGTTGTCTGACACCAAGTGACATTGATTACATTCATGCTCATGGTACAGCAACCCAGCTAAATGACCAGATAGAGAGTATGGTAATTCAGCGTTTGTTTCCCCAAGGTGTGGCAGTTAGTTCCACTAAAGGAAGCACAGGTCATACACTAGGGGCATCTGGAGCTTTAGGTGTAGCTTTTTCTCTCATGGCATTAAAGCATCAAATCTTACCACCCTGTGTAGGATTGCAGCAGCCAGAGTTTGACTTAGACATCGTGACAGCAGCACGTTTAAGCAAAATTAGGCAGGTACTATGTTGCAGTTTTGGCTTTGGGGGACAGAATGCCGCGATCGCGTTAGCAAAGTAG